The Haloplanus salinarum genome includes a region encoding these proteins:
- a CDS encoding PQQ-binding-like beta-propeller repeat protein has protein sequence MPRDTFTRRGYLAAVVGGVIAGCGGRADEGTATETGTTTSPPPTTTRATASAGVAAAAPTDGDDSLEGSFERGPGSCALTASSVADGTWPMPHHDPAGTNAAPAANGPTGFPLNERWTMSALEAQVTFPVADEDFVYLVAADADADPSVPMAAVLCHDPRRNGEIQWRRRVDAMPIGPPVAAGNTVYVPFGSPEDVRVQAIDRADGSLRTVYDLPGRFVDGLATAGTSLVMPSEESYRVVDARTGEHCWSFAPNRGRGSDRRDRKIRAAAVGDGVAYVGTGYPDGEPTTGIGHLYAVDPASPGVRWHVAMDGPVGRIAVADDVVVATTGAGVAGFDAATGTRRWAVSAESSVRPPTLAVGAGVAVYGTRRTLHGLDLSTGDERWTVPFGVRGDVIFVGDVLYAVGRSDPTSERILLAAVDVTSGRQRWQQEIYDPIVDVMAANGYLYAITTDGRLFAFTSV, from the coding sequence ATGCCACGTGACACGTTCACACGCCGCGGATATCTCGCGGCCGTGGTCGGGGGGGTGATCGCGGGCTGTGGCGGCCGCGCGGACGAGGGAACGGCGACGGAGACGGGGACGACCACGTCGCCGCCCCCGACGACGACCCGCGCTACCGCGTCGGCCGGCGTCGCCGCCGCCGCCCCCACCGACGGGGACGACTCCCTCGAAGGCTCGTTCGAGCGGGGGCCCGGGAGCTGTGCCCTGACGGCGTCGTCCGTCGCCGACGGGACGTGGCCGATGCCCCACCACGACCCCGCGGGGACGAACGCCGCGCCCGCGGCCAACGGTCCCACCGGCTTCCCGCTCAACGAGCGCTGGACCATGTCGGCGCTCGAAGCGCAGGTCACCTTCCCCGTCGCCGACGAGGACTTCGTCTATCTAGTGGCGGCCGACGCCGACGCCGATCCGAGCGTGCCGATGGCGGCCGTGCTGTGTCACGACCCGCGGCGCAACGGCGAGATCCAGTGGCGGCGTCGGGTCGACGCCATGCCCATCGGGCCGCCGGTCGCGGCCGGGAACACGGTGTACGTCCCCTTCGGCTCCCCGGAGGACGTGCGCGTCCAGGCCATCGACCGCGCCGACGGATCGCTCCGTACCGTCTACGACCTCCCCGGGCGGTTCGTCGACGGCCTGGCGACCGCGGGGACGAGTCTGGTGATGCCGAGCGAGGAGTCTTACCGCGTCGTCGACGCCCGGACGGGCGAACACTGCTGGTCGTTCGCGCCGAACCGGGGGCGCGGGAGCGACCGTCGGGACCGGAAGATCCGCGCGGCCGCCGTCGGCGACGGCGTCGCCTACGTCGGGACCGGATATCCCGACGGCGAACCCACGACCGGGATCGGACACCTGTACGCGGTCGACCCCGCCTCCCCCGGCGTGCGGTGGCACGTCGCTATGGACGGTCCGGTCGGCCGCATCGCGGTGGCCGACGACGTCGTCGTCGCCACGACCGGCGCCGGCGTCGCCGGCTTCGACGCCGCGACGGGCACCCGGCGGTGGGCCGTCAGCGCCGAGTCGTCGGTCCGGCCTCCCACCCTCGCCGTCGGCGCCGGCGTCGCCGTCTACGGCACCCGGCGGACGCTCCACGGCCTCGACCTGTCGACCGGGGACGAGCGCTGGACGGTCCCCTTCGGCGTCCGCGGCGACGTGATCTTCGTCGGCGACGTCCTCTATGCGGTCGGGCGGAGCGACCCCACCAGCGAGCGCATCCTGCTGGCCGCCGTCGACGTCACCTCGGGCCGGCAGCGCTGGCAACAGGA